The following proteins come from a genomic window of Schistocerca gregaria isolate iqSchGreg1 chromosome X, iqSchGreg1.2, whole genome shotgun sequence:
- the LOC126297951 gene encoding uncharacterized histidine-rich protein DDB_G0274557-like, translating into MRPHGRHTEYLHSHMRPHGRHTKYLHPRMRPHGRHTAYLHSQMRPHGRHTEYLHSCMRSHGRHTKYLQLHMRPHGRHTKYLHSCMRSHGRHTKYLQLQMTPHGRHTEHLHPHMRPHGRHTEYLHAGMRPHDRHTKYLQLHMWAHGRHTKYLHSHMRPHGRHTEYLHSHMRPCGRHTEYLHSRMRPHGRHTEYFHLCMRPHDRHTE; encoded by the coding sequence ATGAGGCCACATGGCAGGCACACCGAGTACCTCCACTCTCACATGAGGCCACATGGCAGGCACACCAAGTACCTCCACCCTCGCATGAGGCCACATGGCAGACACACTGCGTACCTCCACTCTCAGATGAGGCCACATGGCAGACACACCGAGTACCTCCACTCTTGCATGAGGTCACATGGCAGACACACCAAGTACCTCCAGTTGCACATGAGGCCACATGGCAGACACACCAAGTACCTCCACTCTTGCATGAGGTCACATGGCAGACACACCAAGTACCTCCAGTTGCAAATGACGCCACATGGCAGACACACCGAGCACCTCCACCCTCACATGAGGCCACATGGCAGACACACCGAGTACCTCCACGCTGGCATGAGGCCACATGACAGACACACCAAGTATCTTCAGTTGCACATGTGGGCACATGGCAGACACACTAAGTACCTCCACTCTCACATGAGGCCACATGGCAGACACACCGAGTACCTCCACTCTCACATGAGGCCATGTGGCAGACACACCGAGTACCTCCACTCTCGTATGAGGCCACATGGCAGACACACCGAGTACTTCCACCTTTGCATGAGGCCACATGACAGACACACCGAGTAG